In Chitinophagales bacterium, a single genomic region encodes these proteins:
- a CDS encoding VCBS repeat-containing protein — MKRVLTAVLGLFMSQQVFSQAPVISSFSPTSGPIGTNVTISGSNFSTTPGDNVVYFGAVKGTVLAASAGSLTVKVPFGATYEKISLVKGGYVAESQTPFHVIYPGGGQTFTSTSFSSGQSFGGNSAVTDGDIDGDGKIDLIYTIFFLNDITVMRNTTVGALSFQSVSVGGTIQNPMAVECADIDGDSKLDLVITSPTFNVFHVMLNTSTPGSVSFAAPVTFVSGSTPRAVASGDIDGDGKVDVITSNEGSNTISVLRNTSTIGTVSFEAKVDYATGASPEGVSIGDLNNDGKPDVAVAGKDVDNVLAYRNNSTPGTIALGNQVGLATGDYPWGVEIADMNNDGLKEIIVSNLGPNTITVFQNTSSTNLSFGSGNSFATYFSPRLLDIGDLDADGKPDVAVGTSSSSNFVSVLRNTSTGAVISFQDYVSYAAGTGAASALMADLNRDGLLDIVCGSSQAPSYSMTIYLNQLPINTGIVSCPVLLSPAHNSINNPQGYPLTLRWRSAAGATSYRLRLNPGGIETVITDTTYTFTPAAFTSYSWSVTPENLTEPGICNTNIFTTCPSYPNTFTISAQSSTTICGNQPVQLNLSVNTSGIQWFKDDVPIQGATSDSYLASESGSYTVRTLVSGCYTEPTNAIVISQLPAPAKPALQVTGSPTFCPGGSVTLASNLPNASNQWFRGTTAISGATGDSYIATVSGQYYLRVTHPTNGCFNYSDTLNVTANPAPPPAVIFGPQTASFCQATGYVLEANNVNGNQWYRNGVSIAGANGQTYIAGQSGEYYVRYTFASTGCISDPSDTVTLTAIPNPATPTINQTSGQTICEGDSLLLQSSWNGVNQWFVNDVAVSGVTGNQYYAKVLGNYKVRAQEGTCNSGFSPEILVLTKPAATQPVISANGTILSVQTTYSNYQWLLNDVAIPGATGATHTIVAPGTYKMRGTAANGCQKTSDGFNFLSTAVNEFNIAGYKVNIYPNPVTNKLYLQADPGTGLMKKITVQIFDASGRMLKQTRLNIGLNSLEMAELPQGLYTVLLLSDTERRAVSIMRQ; from the coding sequence ATGAAGCGCGTTCTTACTGCAGTCCTTGGCCTGTTCATGTCTCAACAGGTCTTTTCTCAAGCACCTGTTATTTCTTCCTTTTCCCCAACCTCCGGTCCCATTGGCACTAATGTAACCATCAGTGGGTCTAACTTTAGCACCACCCCGGGTGACAATGTGGTTTATTTTGGGGCGGTTAAGGGTACGGTACTTGCTGCTTCTGCTGGCAGCCTGACCGTTAAGGTTCCCTTTGGCGCCACGTATGAAAAAATATCACTGGTAAAAGGAGGATATGTTGCGGAATCTCAAACACCTTTTCATGTTATCTATCCGGGTGGAGGCCAAACCTTCACGTCCACTTCCTTTAGCAGTGGGCAGTCGTTTGGTGGGAACTCGGCGGTAACAGATGGCGATATTGATGGAGATGGCAAGATCGACCTGATCTATACCATATTTTTTCTAAACGATATTACGGTCATGCGCAACACCACGGTGGGTGCGCTTTCCTTTCAGTCTGTTTCTGTGGGGGGAACCATCCAAAACCCCATGGCCGTTGAGTGTGCGGATATCGATGGAGACAGCAAGCTGGATCTGGTGATTACCAGTCCGACCTTTAATGTGTTTCATGTTATGCTGAATACGAGTACGCCGGGTTCAGTTTCTTTTGCGGCTCCTGTTACTTTTGTTTCGGGAAGTACGCCCCGTGCAGTAGCCTCAGGAGACATCGATGGAGATGGTAAGGTGGATGTTATTACATCCAATGAGGGAAGTAACACGATCTCTGTGCTTCGGAACACCTCTACAATAGGGACTGTTAGCTTTGAGGCCAAAGTGGATTATGCCACGGGCGCTTCTCCGGAGGGCGTTAGCATTGGCGACCTGAACAATGACGGAAAACCGGATGTAGCGGTGGCAGGGAAAGATGTGGATAATGTACTGGCCTATCGAAATAACAGTACGCCAGGAACCATTGCACTTGGTAACCAGGTAGGTCTTGCCACCGGTGATTATCCATGGGGTGTGGAAATTGCAGACATGAACAATGATGGGTTGAAGGAGATCATCGTAAGTAACCTGGGGCCGAATACCATTACCGTTTTTCAAAACACCAGCTCTACCAACTTGTCCTTTGGCAGTGGAAATAGTTTTGCCACCTACTTTAGCCCTCGGTTGTTGGATATTGGCGACCTGGATGCGGATGGCAAACCTGATGTGGCCGTTGGTACATCCTCGAGCAGCAATTTTGTTTCTGTTCTGCGGAATACCAGCACAGGTGCTGTAATCAGTTTTCAGGATTATGTTTCTTATGCTGCAGGAACCGGGGCAGCCAGTGCCCTGATGGCCGACCTGAACAGAGATGGATTGTTGGATATTGTTTGTGGAAGTTCACAAGCGCCCTCTTATTCCATGACCATTTACCTCAACCAGTTGCCCATCAATACAGGTATCGTTAGCTGTCCGGTATTACTTTCTCCCGCTCACAATAGCATCAATAATCCGCAAGGGTATCCGCTGACTTTACGCTGGAGATCAGCTGCTGGAGCCACGAGTTATCGCTTACGGTTAAACCCGGGAGGGATAGAAACAGTTATCACGGATACTACATACACTTTTACACCAGCAGCCTTTACTTCTTATTCCTGGTCAGTTACCCCGGAAAACCTTACAGAACCGGGTATCTGTAACACCAATATATTTACCACCTGTCCGTCATACCCGAATACCTTCACTATTTCGGCGCAGAGTAGCACCACTATTTGTGGCAACCAACCTGTTCAACTGAATTTAAGTGTCAACACCTCGGGTATTCAGTGGTTCAAGGATGATGTACCGATCCAGGGTGCTACATCAGATTCTTATCTGGCTTCTGAGTCGGGTTCCTATACGGTTCGCACACTTGTGAGCGGATGTTATACTGAACCTACCAATGCAATAGTCATTAGTCAGTTACCTGCGCCGGCTAAACCCGCATTACAGGTAACGGGAAGTCCGACCTTTTGTCCGGGTGGTTCGGTAACCCTGGCTTCCAATCTGCCCAACGCATCCAATCAATGGTTCAGGGGCACCACCGCCATTTCAGGCGCTACGGGTGATTCCTATATTGCAACGGTATCGGGTCAGTATTATCTCCGGGTGACGCATCCAACCAACGGGTGTTTTAATTATTCCGATACATTGAATGTAACCGCCAATCCGGCACCGCCCCCTGCTGTGATCTTTGGCCCTCAAACAGCATCATTTTGCCAGGCAACAGGCTATGTGCTGGAAGCAAATAATGTGAATGGCAACCAATGGTACAGGAACGGGGTTTCCATTGCCGGGGCCAATGGGCAAACGTACATAGCGGGACAGTCAGGCGAATATTATGTGCGTTATACGTTTGCCTCCACAGGTTGTATCTCCGATCCCAGTGATACCGTAACACTCACGGCGATACCAAACCCTGCCACACCCACCATTAACCAAACATCAGGGCAAACGATCTGTGAAGGCGATAGCCTCTTGCTTCAATCCTCTTGGAATGGGGTCAACCAATGGTTTGTCAATGATGTCGCTGTATCGGGGGTTACAGGTAACCAGTATTATGCAAAAGTGTTGGGTAACTATAAGGTTCGGGCGCAGGAAGGAACCTGTAATTCCGGATTCTCTCCTGAAATTTTGGTTCTTACCAAACCGGCGGCTACCCAACCCGTCATTTCGGCTAATGGAACCATTTTAAGTGTACAAACAACTTATTCAAATTATCAGTGGTTGCTGAATGATGTGGCCATACCCGGAGCAACCGGGGCCACCCATACCATCGTTGCGCCGGGAACCTATAAAATGAGGGGAACCGCGGCCAATGGTTGTCAGAAGACCTCTGACGGGTTTAATTTCCTGAGCACGGCGGTCAATGAATTCAACATTGCAGGATATAAGGTCAATATTTATCCCAACCCGGTGACCAATAAACTGTACCTCCAGGCCGACCCGGGCACAGGGTTAATGAAGAAAATAACTGTGCAGATCTTTGATGCCAGTGGAAGGATGCTCAAACAGACCCGGTTGAATATTGGGCTGAATAGCCTGGAAATGGCCGAACTGCCCCAAGGGCTTTATACCGTGCTTCTGCTGAGCGATACCGAACGCCGGGCCGTATCCATTATGCGACAATAA
- the atpG gene encoding ATP synthase F1 subunit gamma yields MAGQLKEVRNRIKSVQSTQQITKAMKMVSAAKLRRAQDAIIQMRPYARKLQDLLSNIVSGSDAAAGGNLAVERPVEKVLMIVITSDRGLCGAFNANLIKLAKSTIAEKYSEQHKKGQVTIWAIGKKGYEHFVKNKYKADDTFKDIFHHLSFESVQVCAQAAVKAFEEKEFDRVEIVYSEFKNAASQRFVAEQFLPIPKTEGKAGGPKADFIFDPQKDQLIAELMPKILNTQLYKAVLDSNASEHGARMTAMDKASENANEMLRSLKISYNRARQAAITTELTEIVSGAAALQQ; encoded by the coding sequence ATGGCCGGACAACTTAAAGAGGTAAGGAACCGAATCAAATCGGTACAAAGTACCCAGCAGATCACCAAAGCGATGAAGATGGTAAGCGCCGCCAAGCTGCGTCGCGCACAGGATGCCATCATCCAAATGCGTCCCTATGCCCGAAAATTGCAGGATCTGTTGAGCAATATCGTGAGTGGGTCGGATGCTGCTGCAGGTGGAAACCTGGCCGTTGAACGTCCGGTGGAAAAAGTGCTCATGATCGTCATTACCAGTGACCGTGGCCTTTGTGGTGCCTTCAATGCCAACCTGATCAAATTGGCCAAATCCACCATCGCTGAAAAATACAGTGAGCAACATAAGAAAGGCCAGGTTACGATCTGGGCCATTGGGAAGAAAGGGTATGAGCATTTTGTAAAGAATAAATACAAGGCCGACGATACGTTCAAGGATATTTTTCACCACCTCAGTTTTGAATCCGTTCAGGTATGTGCACAGGCGGCAGTAAAAGCCTTTGAAGAAAAAGAATTTGACCGCGTCGAGATCGTTTATTCCGAATTCAAAAATGCAGCATCCCAGCGTTTTGTGGCCGAGCAGTTCCTCCCCATTCCAAAAACAGAAGGAAAGGCAGGAGGCCCTAAAGCTGATTTCATCTTTGATCCTCAAAAGGACCAGTTGATCGCGGAACTCATGCCCAAGATCCTCAACACCCAACTGTACAAAGCCGTACTGGATTCCAATGCATCCGAGCATGGCGCCCGTATGACCGCCATGGACAAAGCCAGCGAAAACGCCAATGAAATGTTGCGGTCGCTGAAAATATCGTATAACCGGGCCCGTCAGGCTGCGATCACCACCGAACTTACCGAGATCGTTAGTGGCGCTGCCGCCCTGCAACAATAA
- the scpB gene encoding SMC-Scp complex subunit ScpB has protein sequence MEITHLIPHIEALIFASDKPLTTLDLTELLNNAFGFMEEKVTLDQVESALDGIVEKYNAEFYPFEVRMSGGGWQFLTKREFHKTVAQLNGDKFLKKLSGAAMETLAIIAYKQPITKGEIESIRGVNSDYTVQKLLEKELIIISGRNEKMPGHPLVYATSKNFMDYFGINSAEDLPKIKEVLAEQLVEPTLIRHADAQEMESIMEKPLEEVSPAMIVNETGELLSSPEDNNTEPGGDETES, from the coding sequence ATGGAAATTACCCATCTCATACCCCATATAGAGGCCCTTATTTTCGCCAGTGATAAACCACTGACAACCCTCGACCTGACGGAACTCCTCAATAACGCCTTTGGCTTTATGGAGGAAAAGGTCACACTCGACCAGGTAGAATCAGCCCTCGATGGAATCGTGGAAAAATACAATGCCGAATTCTATCCCTTTGAAGTGCGAATGAGCGGGGGTGGATGGCAATTCCTGACCAAAAGGGAGTTCCACAAAACCGTAGCCCAACTGAATGGCGATAAGTTTTTGAAAAAATTGTCAGGTGCCGCCATGGAAACCCTGGCGATCATTGCCTACAAGCAACCTATTACCAAAGGCGAGATCGAATCGATACGTGGAGTGAACAGTGATTATACAGTTCAGAAGTTATTGGAAAAAGAACTGATCATCATCTCTGGCCGGAATGAGAAGATGCCCGGTCATCCGCTTGTGTACGCCACTTCCAAAAATTTCATGGATTATTTCGGGATCAATAGTGCCGAGGACCTGCCAAAGATCAAGGAAGTACTTGCCGAACAACTGGTGGAGCCAACCCTGATCCGTCATGCGGATGCGCAGGAAATGGAATCTATCATGGAAAAACCCCTTGAAGAGGTAAGTCCGGCGATGATAGTGAATGAAACCGGCGAATTGTTAAGCAGTCCGGAAGATAACAACACCGAACCCGGAGGAGACGAAACGGAATCCTGA
- the lysA gene encoding diaminopimelate decarboxylase yields MLYSLNHDQLNAIAQRFGTPVYVYHAEKIKEQFQKLDHAFQGCNARFFFACKALTNINIIRYLDSIGCSIDCSSINEVKLALHAGVKPANILYTSNGIDFSEIKEAVDAGVHINIDSLSNLEKFGKKYGRKNGIGYPVGIRVRPNIMAGGNIKISTGHDRSKFGIPVSQLDKILDAVKQQDIFIRTLHLHTGSDIADAEIFVKGFEVLFDLIPSFPELEVIDLGGGFKVPYKPGEKSVDLDRLAQKIKSSFDEHRKPGEKALEIWFEPGKFLVSECGYFITRVNVVKDNGDQLFAAVNSGLNHLIRPMMYDAYHHIENISNPDGEKKTYMVTGYICETDNFATDRDLPTIREGDLLVMYNAGAYGFEMASNYNSRFRPPEVLVKDGQFFLIREGDHFQDLIRKQIKVI; encoded by the coding sequence ATGCTTTATAGCCTGAACCATGACCAACTGAACGCCATCGCCCAACGTTTTGGCACACCGGTCTATGTTTATCATGCCGAAAAAATAAAGGAACAATTTCAAAAACTCGATCACGCTTTTCAGGGTTGTAATGCCCGCTTCTTTTTTGCGTGCAAGGCACTCACCAATATCAATATCATCCGCTATCTCGATTCCATTGGCTGTTCTATTGATTGCAGCAGTATCAACGAGGTAAAACTTGCTCTGCATGCGGGTGTAAAACCTGCCAATATCCTGTACACTTCCAACGGGATCGATTTTTCAGAGATCAAGGAAGCCGTTGACGCCGGTGTACATATCAATATTGACAGCCTGTCCAACCTGGAAAAATTTGGCAAGAAATATGGCCGCAAAAATGGTATCGGTTATCCGGTGGGTATTCGCGTACGACCCAATATCATGGCGGGAGGAAATATTAAAATTTCAACAGGGCATGACCGGAGTAAATTCGGCATTCCTGTTTCCCAGCTTGATAAAATACTTGATGCCGTTAAACAACAGGATATCTTCATTCGGACACTTCACCTGCATACCGGAAGCGATATCGCCGATGCAGAAATCTTTGTCAAAGGTTTTGAAGTTTTATTTGACCTGATCCCCTCCTTCCCTGAACTCGAAGTGATCGATCTGGGCGGAGGATTCAAAGTGCCGTATAAGCCAGGGGAGAAGTCGGTGGACCTGGACAGGCTGGCGCAAAAAATCAAATCTTCGTTTGACGAACACCGTAAACCCGGTGAAAAAGCCCTTGAAATATGGTTTGAACCCGGAAAGTTCCTGGTCAGTGAATGTGGATATTTTATAACCCGGGTCAATGTGGTCAAGGATAATGGTGACCAGCTTTTTGCTGCGGTTAACAGCGGGCTTAACCATCTGATCCGCCCGATGATGTATGATGCATACCATCACATTGAGAATATCTCCAATCCAGATGGGGAGAAGAAGACCTATATGGTGACAGGTTATATCTGTGAGACAGATAATTTTGCCACGGACCGTGACCTCCCTACCATCCGGGAAGGCGACCTGCTTGTAATGTACAATGCCGGGGCTTATGGATTTGAAATGGCCTCCAACTACAATTCACGGTTCAGACCGCCAGAGGTTTTGGTCAAAGACGGACAGTTTTTCCTGATCCGCGAAGGCGACCATTTTCAGGACCTAATACGTAAGCAGATCAAGGTCATTTAA
- a CDS encoding peptidase C1A papain, whose translation MTDDPNQPQNDFNDNSGGGGRSNFPGGGGGGLFNLLPLLLGLFKGKGIILLLVVAAGAYFLMNKSGGCNVAQIASLFSQSGYSFNPDEFNKASVYEELDETNPKNALPEAVSLLKFAPQRLNQGQQGSCVAWSSAYAAQTILTAAATGTDPNSIRFSPSYLYNQIRLDGCQGSYLQRAMEAMSRNGGVPLSQYPYNENDCERMPGTADIQAGRENKIHGFTRLTSGDNINQISVRAIKEHLAKDAPVVIGMMVGQSFMQPMIGQELWQPQGMDASQNGMGGHAMCVIGYDDSKYGGAFQIMNSWGSEWGKNGVGWVRYGDFKNYVREAYGIDPLPKRTAVSNIPLECTIGLVKNDDKQHIELQNSGTNYFQTIRPIRVGTRFKMEIENQTECYIYIFGQEVNGTSFVLFPYIKPNETLSKHSPYCGITGYRLFPRAQSFEADSIGTRDQIAIVVSTTELDYNNVNQAISASTRSDFSGKVNEALQSLQIRSVRFNSTPEGSIHFRADANDNKVAVAIVAFDKQ comes from the coding sequence ATGACAGACGACCCCAACCAGCCCCAGAACGATTTTAACGATAATAGTGGTGGTGGAGGTCGTTCCAATTTCCCCGGTGGGGGAGGTGGGGGACTCTTTAATCTATTGCCTCTTTTGTTAGGGTTATTTAAAGGAAAAGGAATTATCCTTCTCCTGGTGGTCGCAGCCGGTGCTTATTTTTTGATGAATAAATCCGGAGGCTGTAATGTCGCCCAGATCGCCAGTCTTTTTTCCCAAAGCGGATACAGTTTCAATCCCGACGAATTCAACAAAGCCTCCGTATACGAGGAATTGGATGAAACCAATCCTAAGAACGCATTACCCGAAGCGGTTTCGCTGTTGAAATTTGCTCCCCAACGTCTCAACCAGGGGCAGCAGGGAAGTTGCGTGGCCTGGAGTTCTGCCTATGCGGCCCAGACCATTCTCACCGCTGCTGCAACAGGGACAGATCCCAATTCCATTCGATTCAGCCCATCCTATCTGTACAATCAGATCCGGTTGGATGGGTGCCAGGGTTCCTATTTGCAAAGGGCCATGGAAGCCATGTCACGCAATGGAGGGGTACCCCTTAGCCAGTATCCCTATAATGAAAATGATTGCGAACGCATGCCCGGTACGGCCGATATTCAAGCCGGGCGCGAGAATAAGATCCATGGATTTACCCGATTGACAAGTGGGGATAATATCAACCAGATCAGTGTGCGCGCCATCAAAGAACATTTGGCCAAAGATGCACCTGTTGTCATCGGCATGATGGTAGGTCAAAGTTTTATGCAACCCATGATTGGACAGGAACTTTGGCAGCCACAGGGTATGGATGCTTCGCAAAACGGAATGGGCGGCCATGCCATGTGTGTGATAGGATATGATGACAGTAAATATGGTGGTGCCTTCCAGATCATGAACTCCTGGGGCTCTGAGTGGGGAAAGAACGGAGTAGGCTGGGTGCGTTATGGTGATTTCAAAAATTATGTTCGCGAAGCCTATGGCATTGACCCTTTGCCCAAACGCACGGCTGTTTCCAATATTCCGCTGGAGTGCACTATCGGTTTAGTTAAGAATGATGACAAACAACATATCGAGCTGCAAAACAGTGGGACAAATTATTTTCAGACCATTCGTCCCATCCGCGTTGGGACCCGGTTCAAAATGGAGATTGAGAACCAGACTGAATGTTACATCTATATTTTTGGCCAGGAAGTGAACGGTACCAGCTTTGTGCTTTTTCCCTATATTAAACCCAACGAAACACTTTCCAAACATTCCCCCTATTGCGGGATCACGGGATATCGGCTTTTTCCCCGGGCACAATCCTTTGAAGCGGACTCGATCGGTACACGTGACCAAATTGCGATTGTAGTGAGTACAACGGAACTTGATTATAATAATGTCAACCAGGCGATCAGCGCCAGTACGAGGTCTGATTTTTCAGGAAAGGTGAACGAGGCCCTTCAATCCCTTCAGATCCGATCGGTGAGGTTCAACAGCACACCCGAAGGTTCGATCCATTTCCGCGCCGATGCCAATGATAATAAAGTGGCTGTTGCGATCGTCGCCTTTGACAAGCAGTAA
- a CDS encoding DUF4442 domain-containing protein: protein MEAFIKLVRNRWKFGFFLFSKLPAAWLAGVRVKHLEPAKAEVTVPYKWLSQNPFRSTYFACLSMAAEMSTGLLAMGHTYQRKPSVSMLVVKLEGDFFKKATGLTAFTCEDGDKIKAVIEEAILTGEARSVKAKTVGKNDLGDLVAEFYITWSFKAKQKI from the coding sequence ATGGAGGCATTCATCAAATTGGTACGGAACCGATGGAAGTTTGGGTTCTTTCTATTCTCCAAACTTCCTGCCGCCTGGTTAGCGGGTGTGCGTGTAAAACATTTGGAGCCGGCGAAAGCCGAGGTGACCGTGCCTTATAAATGGCTTTCCCAAAACCCCTTTCGGTCCACCTATTTTGCCTGTCTGAGTATGGCGGCTGAAATGAGCACAGGGTTATTGGCGATGGGACATACCTACCAGCGAAAACCGTCGGTTTCCATGCTGGTAGTTAAATTGGAAGGGGATTTTTTTAAAAAAGCCACCGGGCTTACAGCTTTTACCTGTGAAGATGGAGATAAAATAAAAGCGGTCATCGAAGAAGCCATTTTGACCGGCGAAGCCCGCTCGGTGAAGGCAAAAACGGTTGGGAAGAATGATCTTGGGGATTTAGTGGCAGAATTTTATATCACCTGGTCTTTTAAGGCAAAACAAAAAATATGA
- a CDS encoding MBL fold metallo-hydrolase yields the protein MKIAFHGAARSVTGSKHLVTLKNGKKILLDCGMFQGMGKDTIGLNSHFGFEPSEVDVMVLSHAHIDHSGLIPKLVKEGYKGKIYCTPATKDLATVLLEDSAEIQEGDVRYVNKKRASEGLPYIRPLYTVEDAKKAADHLIPIAYDKWTTIDPDVELLFTDAGHIIGSACVHLRLKENGNIRTLTFSGDVGRYRDVILKSPDEFPQADYIILESTYGNKLHDMHITTPDQLLQWVENTCVKKKGKLIIPAFSVGRTQEILYALNQLELENRLPDLDYFVDSPLSIEATEIVKKYPDYFNRTIQNVLKNDQDPFHFKGLRYVKSVEQSKMLNFRNEPCVIISASGMAEAGRVKHHISNNVENSRNSILMTGYCEPHSLGARLQSGNKEVRIFGVTHEVHADVGAIRSMSAHGDYEDLSQWLACQDPRLVKRLFLVHGEFDVQQDFKKRLSKKGFADVEIPELHYEVGLG from the coding sequence ATGAAAATAGCATTTCACGGTGCGGCAAGAAGTGTTACCGGATCCAAACACCTGGTGACCCTAAAGAATGGGAAGAAGATACTCCTGGATTGTGGTATGTTTCAGGGAATGGGAAAAGATACCATTGGCTTAAACAGTCATTTCGGTTTCGAACCTTCCGAGGTGGATGTGATGGTGCTTTCACATGCGCATATTGATCACAGTGGGCTTATTCCCAAATTGGTCAAAGAGGGATATAAAGGAAAAATTTATTGTACACCTGCTACCAAGGACCTGGCTACCGTACTGCTCGAAGATTCTGCCGAGATCCAGGAAGGCGATGTGCGGTATGTGAACAAGAAAAGGGCCAGTGAGGGTTTGCCTTACATCCGGCCTCTTTATACCGTAGAGGATGCCAAAAAAGCGGCAGACCACCTTATTCCGATTGCCTATGATAAATGGACAACCATTGACCCCGATGTAGAGTTATTATTTACAGATGCGGGGCATATCATCGGGAGCGCCTGTGTCCATTTAAGGTTAAAAGAAAATGGAAATATTCGCACGCTGACCTTTAGTGGGGATGTGGGCAGGTACAGAGATGTCATTCTTAAATCACCCGATGAATTTCCGCAGGCGGACTATATCATTCTGGAATCCACCTATGGCAATAAGCTGCATGACATGCATATCACCACCCCGGATCAGTTATTACAATGGGTGGAGAATACCTGTGTAAAAAAGAAGGGTAAACTCATCATACCCGCTTTTAGCGTGGGTCGTACCCAGGAGATCCTGTATGCCCTTAATCAATTGGAATTGGAGAACCGGCTGCCCGACCTGGACTATTTTGTAGACAGTCCACTAAGTATTGAAGCAACCGAGATCGTAAAAAAATATCCGGATTACTTTAACCGGACCATTCAAAACGTTTTAAAGAATGATCAGGATCCTTTTCATTTCAAAGGGTTAAGATATGTGAAGTCCGTAGAGCAAAGCAAGATGCTCAATTTTCGGAATGAGCCTTGTGTGATCATATCGGCGAGTGGAATGGCCGAGGCCGGGCGTGTCAAACATCATATTAGTAATAATGTTGAGAACAGCCGTAATTCCATTTTGATGACCGGATATTGCGAACCCCATTCACTGGGTGCCCGTTTGCAATCCGGGAATAAGGAGGTTCGGATATTTGGGGTTACTCATGAGGTACATGCCGATGTGGGCGCCATCCGCAGCATGAGTGCCCATGGCGATTATGAGGATCTAAGCCAGTGGCTGGCCTGTCAGGATCCACGGTTGGTTAAGCGATTGTTTCTGGTGCATGGCGAGTTTGATGTACAGCAGGATTTCAAAAAGAGGCTATCGAAGAAGGGCTTTGCCGATGTGGAGATACCGGAGTTGCATTATGAGGTTGGGCTTGGCTGA
- a CDS encoding DUF4136 domain-containing protein codes for MKNIYWNWAGGLMIAALVMTGCAAPAHIEKDDTVNFNEYRSFGWLESSKDKKNSLTEKRIREAVTAELIKAGWKQNERRPDVYLNYDVVVERNTRESSDPLYSTPTTRYLYNPYTRRVVAVYYPSRFMGYDRREQTIREGTVTISMIDAESDKVVWQGWTTDEVNSRNLTSKEINAAVRSIFKKFDLAKK; via the coding sequence ATGAAAAACATATATTGGAATTGGGCCGGTGGGTTGATGATCGCTGCATTGGTGATGACAGGATGCGCCGCACCCGCTCATATTGAAAAAGACGATACCGTCAACTTCAACGAATACCGCTCATTTGGATGGTTAGAGTCCTCCAAGGACAAAAAGAACAGTTTGACGGAGAAAAGGATCAGAGAGGCGGTTACAGCAGAATTAATTAAAGCCGGCTGGAAACAGAATGAACGCCGGCCAGATGTGTACCTCAACTATGATGTGGTAGTGGAGAGAAATACCCGCGAGTCCAGCGATCCCCTTTATTCCACACCAACCACACGTTATCTCTATAATCCCTATACAAGAAGGGTAGTGGCAGTGTATTATCCTTCCCGGTTCATGGGATATGACCGTCGCGAACAGACTATACGTGAAGGAACCGTGACGATCAGTATGATCGATGCGGAAAGCGATAAAGTTGTTTGGCAGGGATGGACAACCGATGAGGTAAACAGCCGGAACCTGACCAGTAAGGAGATCAATGCCGCGGTGCGGAGTATTTTCAAAAAATTCGACCTGGCTAAAAAATAG
- a CDS encoding helix-turn-helix transcriptional regulator translates to MIPGNTVILDQIKLAIKETWDRDFQDLLGHRSERVTLPSSMLDEPPFNAGAAPSISLTRIRQRVNELEEQNEQLYNCLFYLIEKLPELVIRTVRDESVPHQKNGASKQTETGYTNWSEKDPGNPTRREKDVLTLLSKGYCAKEIAAKLYISETTVITHKKNLKRKFKAKNTAELISKMRDASSGPA, encoded by the coding sequence ATGATTCCTGGGAATACGGTCATTCTCGACCAAATTAAACTTGCCATTAAAGAGACCTGGGACAGGGACTTCCAGGATCTTCTTGGTCATCGTTCAGAAAGGGTGACCCTGCCATCCTCCATGTTGGATGAACCTCCTTTTAATGCGGGTGCCGCTCCTTCCATTTCGCTTACGCGTATCCGTCAGCGGGTAAATGAACTGGAAGAACAAAATGAGCAATTGTATAACTGCCTGTTTTACCTGATTGAAAAATTACCTGAATTGGTGATCCGGACCGTCCGGGATGAATCTGTCCCCCATCAAAAAAACGGGGCATCTAAACAAACCGAAACCGGCTATACAAATTGGAGTGAAAAAGATCCGGGAAATCCCACCCGCCGGGAAAAAGACGTACTCACCCTGCTCTCAAAGGGATACTGTGCCAAGGAGATCGCGGCCAAACTCTATATCAGCGAAACCACGGTGATCACACATAAAAAAAACCTGAAGCGGAAATTCAAGGCTAAAAACACGGCAGAACTTATTTCTAAAATGAGGGATGCCAGTTCCGGACCTGCCTGA